The Macaca fascicularis isolate 582-1 chromosome 1, T2T-MFA8v1.1 genome includes a window with the following:
- the TARDBP gene encoding TAR DNA-binding protein 43, translating into MSEYIRVTEDENDEPIEIPSEDDGTVLLSTVTAQFPGACGLRYRNPVSQCMRGVRLVEGILHAPDAGWGNLVYVVNYPKDNKRKMDETDASSAVKVKRAVQKTSDLIVLGLPWKTTEQDLKEYFSTFGEVLMVQVKKDLKTGHSKGFGFVRFTEYETQVKVMSQRHMIDGRWCDCKLPNSKQSQDEPLRSRKVFVGRCTEDMTEDELREFFSQYGDVMDVFIPKPFRAFAFVTFADDQIAQSLCGEDLIIKGISVHISNAEPKHNSNRQLERSGRFGGNPGGFGNQGGFGNSRGGGAGLGNNQGSNMGGGMNFGAFSINPAMMAAAQAALQSSWGMMGMLASQQNQSGPSGNNQSQGNMQREPNQAFGSGNNSYSGSNSGAAIGWGSASNAGSGSGFNGGFGSSMDSKSSGWGM; encoded by the exons ATGTCTGAATATATTCGGGTAACCGAAGATGAGAACGATGAGCCCATTGAAATACCATCGGAAGACGATGGGACGGTGCTGCTGTCCACGGTCACAGCCCAGTTTCCAGGGGCGTGTGGGCTTCGCTACAGGAATCCAGTGTCTCAATGTATGAGAGGTGTCCGACTGGTAGAAGGAATTCTGCATGCCCCCGATGCTGGCTGGGGAAATCTGGTTTATGTTGTCAACTATCCGAAAG ataacaaaagaaaaatggatgagACAGATGCTTCATCAGCAGTGAAAGTGAAAAGAGCAGTCCAGAAAACATCCGATTTAATAGTGTTGGGTCTCCCATGGAAAACAACTGAACAGGACCTGAAAGAGTATTTTAGTACCTTTGGAGAAGTTCTTATGGTGCAG GTCAAGAAAGATCTTAAGACTGGTCATTCAAAGGGGTTTGGCTTTGTTCGTTTTACGGAATATGAAACACAGGTGAAAGTAATGTCACAGCGACATATGATAGATGGACGATGGTGTGACTGTAAACTTCCTAATTCTAAG CAAAGCCAAGATGAGCCTTTGAGAAGCAGAAAAGTGTTTGTGGGGCGCTGTACAGAGGACATGACTGAGGATGAGCTGCGGGAGTTCTTCTCTCAGTACGGGGATGTGATGGATGTCTTCATCCCCAAGCCGTTCAGGGCCTTTGCCTTTGTTACATTTGCAGATGATCAG ATTGCGCAGTCTCTTTGTGGAGAGGACTTGATCATTAAAGGAATCAGCGTTCATATATCCAATGCCGAACCTAAGCACAATAGCAATAGACAGTTAGAAAGAAGTGGAAGATTTGGTGGTAATCCAGGTGGCTTTGGGAATCAGGGTGGATTTGGTAATAGCAGAGGGGGTGGAGCTGGTTTGGGAAACAATCAAGGTAGTAATATGGGTGGTGGGATGAACTTTGGTGCATTCAGCATTAATCCAGCCATGATGGCTGCTGCCCAGGCAGCACTACAGAGCAGTTGGGGTATGATGGGCATGTTAGCCAGCCAGCAGAACCAGTCAGGCCCATCGGGTAATAACCAAAGCCAAGGCAACATGCAGAGGGAGCCAAACCAGGCCTTCGGTTCTGGAAATAACTCTTATAGTGGTTCTAATTCTGGTGCAGCAATTGGTTGGGGATCAGCATCAAATGCAGGGTCGGGCAGTGGTTTTAATGGAGGCTTTGGCTCAAGCATGGATTCTAAGTCTTCTGGCTGGGGAATGTAG